Genomic segment of Engystomops pustulosus chromosome 8, aEngPut4.maternal, whole genome shotgun sequence:
GGTGGTATTATATAGGctgtatatgacagtattatctaggtactatatggtggtattacataggttgtatatgacagtattatctaggtactatatggtggtattacatagGTTGTATATAGCAGCGACCTCTCCCCAGGAGTTGGGGTGACAGGAGAATTTGTTGCTGATAGTTTTCTGTGAGCGGAAGCTGAGTGCAGAGCCGGAGCCCAGGATGTGAGTCACCTGGTGATATAATACCGCCTGATGTGCTGCTCCATGTGTGTTTTGCTCGGAGCTGCTGCCATATAGCGGTGACACATCCTATAACACATGTAATGAAGTAGGCAGAAGCCGCTCATATACCGTGTAGTGATCCCGTGTTACTGAAATGTGCCATAAAATGATCCATCACCTTTCATTATTGGGAACCAGGTCCGGAATCCTAAATCCTTAGGAGGAGGATcatacaagaggaaaactttattCAGATTCCATTCATATACATAGAGAACAATCAGCaaagaaaagacaaaaataatCCACTACAGGGGTTATACAAAAGTGTGAAACCGACACAAACCAGAGAAACACAGGAAAGATTCTTCCAACAAGAAATTGGACATTTCCCCAGGATTTGGCAAGGGGGgccggattcatgaagaatgagcaccagaaatcctgaatctggcgccccctggacTATACACAGacaactgcacatagaacacactgcactgctcttagtaaatgtgccccatatctaCAGCAAATCCAATACATGTGAAATAAGCTTAAAGGAGCACACCAATTGTCACTGATACACTTTGTGGGAGGAGCATGACTGTGCCGAGCTTCTGTGTCATGCTCCATCCCCACAGGTACTAAACAGTGTCCCCCATTTTTTGGAGTGTCCCTATAAATGAAGGCTCATAGTTATAGAATTATATATTCCTAGCTCCGGATCCTCACCCAGCCGTCCCTCCACACCAGGAACATGGCATGTAGGGGCTCGGTGAAGGAGGCGGTGAAGGTGTGCAGATGTTTAATGGGGTCACACAGCTGGTAGTAGGATAGCCGCCCAGCCTCGTAGTCCAGGTACACTCCCAGCCTCTGCAGTGATGCATCCGTCTCGATGGGAGTCTCTTTGGCACCGTGAGCGACTAAGTAATCCTTCTGACACAAGCGCAAGCACCAGGATTTGCTGTTCTGCCCAATACCAGACTGGTCCCCCTTCCGTTCCATACTGGGATACGCCACCCCCACCCTCCAGTTTCCCAGCTCACTAGTCTCCACTTCCCAGTAGTTCTGTCCGGAGCTGAAACTCTGAAAGCTCAGAACCTGGCAATAGTTCTTGAATCTCTGTGGAGTCTTGGCCCAGATGGGAGTCTTTGACCATGTAGCGCTCTTTAGGTCTCCAGAGATGGCCACATCCACCGCGGCCGTCTTGATGTCCAGCAGTAAATTCTGGACACTGAAGCTTTGTTTGACGTCAGTCACGATACTGGATAAAGCCGACTGTAAATTCAAAGAGATGAGGACTTCATCCAGGTCACCTACAGCCTGCATCTTCTTACTTTGTCCTTCATCAGTCTCGGTTCGGGTGATGTCTCGTCCTTGAAGGACAGTGAGTGGATCTGTCACCTGACATAGCTCCTCGAGGTGCATCATCTTCCTGGACAGTCCTTCCTTACTTAACTCCAGCTGCTGGATCAGATCCGTGACAGAGAGTGACACCTTATCCCTCTGTCTGGAGATGTCACTCAAAACCCGTTCTTCTAGAGCTTGGAGCTGAGCCCGGATGTCCTTAAAAAGACTGCTCACCCTTGTCGTCATGCTGGCTGCCTTCTCCTGAACTCCCCTCCTGTGTTCTAGTAAGCCTTGGACACTTTTCTCAGTCTCCTCACGCTTCAAGCTCATTTTCTCCAGAACTTTCCTTAGTttttccttcttcttctcggACGCCTCCTTGAGAAGCTCCAcctggtgtccccgatgttctccAAACACACAACACGACACGCAGATGCAGAGGGCGTCCTTACAGCAGTAGTACTTCAGCATCTCCCGATGGCTGGCACATTTTCTGTTGTCCATGGAGCTGGTGGGTTCGGTCAAGACGTGATCGGTGGATTTGCTGTGAACACTCAGATGGACGCTACACAGAGACGCTTCACACATCAGGCAGGTCTTGACAGCAGGGACTGAGGAGTGGACACAGTAGGTACAGAAGATCCCGGCTAGCTTTGCTTCAGGTTGAGTTGATCGGAAATGCTCCACAATGTTGCAGAGCTTCATGTTCCTCCGCAGCGCAGGGCGTTTTTGATATTCCGCACGACATTCGGGGCAAGTGTACACTCCTCCGCCATCTTGCCTGTCCATCACTGAGCGGATACACATCTGGCAGAAGCTGTGGCCACATCTCAGCGTTACCGGCTCCGTGTAGATATTCAGACAGATGGAGCAGTTGAGCTCGTCCTTCAGATCTGCAGTGGCCATGGCGTCTGGAAGGGGTGGAtacagcagagccgagtgtgcggGTCCAGGGTCTTAGCTGCTCCACCTGGTCATGACGCTCAGCCTTCAGGGGGAATATGATCTCTCCCCACAACAAACTGACAGTACAAGGTTACAGAACCAAATCCTTAGTAAACAGAACCCCGACCGgccctgggaaagctgagtgacaaccaATATGCCGCTCATTAGAAGTTCTGAAGGGAAATATAGCTTAGCAAAAGATATACTAGACATAATAACCATGCAGGATCCTGGGAAAGATAGCTGAAAGCTATAGTGGCGGCCATATGGGTTTTTATGCTAATTTTTCAGAATTTGATGTTTAGaaggatatttttttattatttttgggaaACACTTAGTAATGGATCTCGCTGTGCAGGGCTGGAATTCTCAGCAGCCGAGGAGGACTGTGAGCGAGCGAGGGAGAAGCTGGATAGGATTACGTTCTATTCCTGGCCCCCGTGAAAGGTGACTGCCAAAATAGAGCGGggtatgtgctgtacagtgatgctaaaattacccGCTAGCAGAGGtattacactgtatcacacatgagggTTCAGAAGGTGGAAACGCTTTTAGTTATAAAACATCCACTTTTTATGACACATGAAAGGACCTGGGAAGGAATTAAATAGGTTATTATATCAGGACCCGATACATATAATCACACAGAGACAACTCTCCCAGAGCAAAGTGCAGCCCACAAAAGAACCCAGACCCCAATGAGAGAACCACCCCTAAACTGCTGAAGTAAAATACAAGATAATACTGATTCCTGACAATTGGCCTGccacaaattatacttcctgctATATTACACAACTCTACATTATAACTCCCGAGAGGAAACAGTAACACCTAGTGGCAATATCTAAAATTGCAGGAAATAATACATAGAGcatcagctctggagtataatacaggctgtaactcaggatcaatacaggataagtaatgtcatgtatgtacacagtgactgcaccagcagcagaatagtgaatgctgctctggggtataatacaggatgtaactcaggatcagtacaggataagtaatgtcatgtatgtacacagtgactgcaccagcagcagatagtgagtgcagctctggggtataatacaggatgtaactcaggatcagtacaggataagtaatgtcatgtatgtacacagtgactgcaccagcagcagaatagtgagtgcagctctggagtataatacaggaggtaactcaggatcagtacaggataagtaatgtcatgtatgtacagtgactgcaccagcagcagaatagtgagtgcagctctggagtataatacaggatgtaactcaggatcagtacaggataagtaatggcatgtatgtacacagtgactgcaccagcagcagaatagtgagtgcatctcattgtgtgctgagctgttggagggtgtggttgtgtgctgctgagctcctgcaccacctg
This window contains:
- the LOC140075992 gene encoding E3 ubiquitin/ISG15 ligase TRIM25-like; amino-acid sequence: MATADLKDELNCSICLNIYTEPVTLRCGHSFCQMCIRSVMDRQDGGGVYTCPECRAEYQKRPALRRNMKLCNIVEHFRSTQPEAKLAGIFCTYCVHSSVPAVKTCLMCEASLCSVHLSVHSKSTDHVLTEPTSSMDNRKCASHREMLKYYCCKDALCICVSCCVFGEHRGHQVELLKEASEKKKEKLRKVLEKMSLKREETEKSVQGLLEHRRGVQEKAASMTTRVSSLFKDIRAQLQALEERVLSDISRQRDKVSLSVTDLIQQLELSKEGLSRKMMHLEELCQVTDPLTVLQGRDITRTETDEGQSKKMQAVGDLDEVLISLNLQSALSSIVTDVKQSFSVQNLLLDIKTAAVDVAISGDLKSATWSKTPIWAKTPQRFKNYCQVLSFQSFSSGQNYWEVETSELGNWRVGVAYPSMERKGDQSGIGQNSKSWCLRLCQKDYLVAHGAKETPIETDASLQRLGVYLDYEAGRLSYYQLCDPIKHLHTFTASFTEPLHAMFLVWRDGWVRIRS